The Triticum aestivum cultivar Chinese Spring chromosome 7B, IWGSC CS RefSeq v2.1, whole genome shotgun sequence genome window below encodes:
- the LOC123158416 gene encoding putative F-box protein At1g50870 has protein sequence MLPSSLPADVFFEILSRVPVKSVCRFRCVSRSWHALISGQPFTAAHGARAKPLLLFLDNSSWKTCSQLVDIDGNLIRTIKRAGHMNWAYHLDGPICLTEDYRITTGGRKFIVNVIDLATGNVIWRTSEELNPDWISNVNVGRAVPSGTYKLVCLNNTGAEEPCMVLTLEGDPVWRQVQSPSELVPAISKPYPAITVNGVMHFLYKSHVDKEYHHVLRFDLESEEWSPSIERLGVIGISADGRRLERVLVAMKSHGRHHRLVDIG, from the exons ATGCTGCCGTCGTCGTTACCAGCCGACGTCTTCTTCGAGATACTCTCAAGGGTACCGGTGAAGTCGGTCTGTAGATTCCGATGCGTGTCCAGGAGCTGGCACGCTCTCATCTCTGGCCAGCCGTTCACCGCTGCTCACGGAGCCCGCGCCAAGCCGCTACTCCTGTTTCTCGACAACTCCTCCTGGAAAACCTGCAGCCAGCTCGTGGACATAGATGGCAACCTCATAAGAACCATCAAGAGGGCAGGTCATATGAATTGGGCCTACCACCTCGATGGTCCCATTTGCCTCACGGAAGATTATCGCATCACTACTGGCGGCCGCAAGTTCATAGTCAACGTGATCGATCTCGCCACTGGGAATGTGATCTGGAGGACCTCTGAAGAGTTGAACCCTGATTGGATTAGCAATGTCAACGTCGGTCGTGCTGTCCCATCTGGCACGTACAAGTTAGTCTGCCTCAACAACACAGGTGCTGAAGAGCCTTGCATGGTTCTAACATTAGAAGGTGACCCCGTGTGGAGGCAGGTGCAGTCTCCTTCAGAACTAGTCCCTGCCATCTCTAAACCCTACCCCGCTATCACTGTCAATGGAGTCATGCACTTCCTTTACAAGTCGCACGTGGACAAGGAATATCACCATGTGCTCCGGTTTGATCTTGAAAGTGAGGAATGGAGCCCGTCAATTGAG aggctgggtgtaattggtatctccgCG GATGGAAGGCGGCTGGAAAGAGTGCTGGTGGCCATGAAGTCACATGGCCGTCACCACCGCCTCGTCGATATCGGTTGA